GCTGCCGGACTCACACTTGTGAATACCGTTGTCGGCTATGCAAGTGGTGGCTTGAATATTACTTGATTTACTAACACGCAATGAGAATAAATAAGTCAGGAAACAAGCTGAGCTCCATTTGTATTGGAGACAGCTTGTTTTTTTGTTCTTTTAGGTTTATCTTCGTCACAAACAGGATTGAATGAATCAACTGAAAAACCATCCTCAGCTGAAACCCCTGTATACTAAACATGCCACTCTTTGGAAATCCTGAACAGGTGAACCGGAAGAGCGAATGAGACAGCAAGAACGATATGTGCGTGGAGGGAACCATGAATATAGAACAGCTTTTTTTTCATATTTTATACTGCAACTCAAGGAAGCCGAATGAACTTCGGACATTTTCCAATAAAGGGGTGCGAACGCTTCAGCATCATGAACTCATTTTTATTACAGGCGGCAAAGCGGAGATTACTATTGAGAGTAAAAGACATACCATTCAGGAAGGCGTCCTGATCTACCTTCAACCGGATGTGCCTCACTTGATAGAGATTGACTTTAAGAATCCCATAAGTTTTTTTTCGGTTCACTTCAGTTATGTCCGAATCGAGCAGAATGACAATACATGGACTGTAAACGAGGACGTCGAGATGTTTCCCTTACCAGCTGTCCAGCAATTACAGGATTATTATCAATTGGAAGAAGTATTTAAACATATGGTAGACACCTGGCATACGAAACTACCGGGTTATGAGTTTAGCACCAAGTCCTTACTACAGCAATTGCTTATCGCGATCGGCCAAAATATAAAAAAGCGGCATCGTAATTATGCGACATCCTTGAAAGTGGAAAAGATCATCAACTATATGAATCAACATTTGCATCGTAAAGTCACCTTGACCGAACTATCTGAGCTGGTACAGTTATCAGCCCCGTATTTATCAAGAGCTTTCAAAGAGATTACAGGATACTCCATCATAGAGTTTTTTAACAAACTGAAGATGGATAAAGCAAAAGAGATCATTTTGGAAGGAAACAACAAAGTTAAAGAGGTGGCGCAGGTACTCGGTTACACGGATGAATTCTATTTTAGTAGGCTATTTAAACAATTGGAAGGCATGAGTCCAACGGAATTTTACAGCAAAAATGTCCATGGAGTTTAACATAATGCATGGTGCATAGCCGTTCTGATCGCTAAGATGAGGATATGATTCTGAAGCGGGAGGAAGGCTTGTTGATATGCCGCTGTGGAAAAGAAATTTGATTGTATGCTGGTTCGGAATGTTTGTGACCGGAGTAGGCATGAGTCAGATCGCACCGATTTTGCCGCTGTACATCAAGCAGCTTGGTGTGAATGACTCAGCAGCGATTGCCCAATTCTCCGGAATTGCCTTTGGCATCACATTTATACTTTCCGCCATTTTCTCCCCCATATGGGGAGCGGCTGCCGACCGATGGGGGAGAAAACCAATGCTGCTTCGAGCCAGTTTGGGGATGGCTGTAGTGGTAGGTTGTATGGGGTTCTCAACAAATGTGTATATGCTCATTGGACTTCGGCTGCTACAGGGTGTCATCACAGGATATAGCACCGCCTGTACAACGCTGATAGCGACCCAAACCGATTCCAAACATGCGGGCTATGCTT
This window of the Paenibacillus marchantiae genome carries:
- a CDS encoding AraC family transcriptional regulator, whose protein sequence is MNIEQLFFHILYCNSRKPNELRTFSNKGVRTLQHHELIFITGGKAEITIESKRHTIQEGVLIYLQPDVPHLIEIDFKNPISFFSVHFSYVRIEQNDNTWTVNEDVEMFPLPAVQQLQDYYQLEEVFKHMVDTWHTKLPGYEFSTKSLLQQLLIAIGQNIKKRHRNYATSLKVEKIINYMNQHLHRKVTLTELSELVQLSAPYLSRAFKEITGYSIIEFFNKLKMDKAKEIILEGNNKVKEVAQVLGYTDEFYFSRLFKQLEGMSPTEFYSKNVHGV